In the Bacillus sp. FJAT-42376 genome, TGCGCTTGTCGCATCATTAATCGATTTATTGGTTGGGGTAGCTTACGGGGCAATATCCGGCTACTTTGGCGGCAAGGTCGATGGATTTATGCAAAGGCTGATTGAAATTATTGTCGGGATTCCGAATCTTGTTGTGGTTATCCTGATGATCATCGTACTGAAACCGGGGATTATCCCGATTATCATTGCCTTATCCATTACCGGATGGACAACGATGGCACGTGTTGTCCGAGCCTCTGTGCTGAAAATGAAAAATCAGGAGTTTGTTCTTGCAGCAAGAACTCTTGGGGCATCTGACGGAAAAATTATTTTTAAACATATGCTTCCGAATATGTTCGGAATCATGATTATCAATACAATGTTCAGTATTCCAAACGCGATTTTCTTCGAGGCTTTCTTAAGCTTTATCGGTCTTGGACTGCAAGATCCCCAGGCATCTCTTGGGACACTAATTGAAGACGGCTACAAAGCGATGACGGTATATCCGAGCCAGATGATTATTCCGGCAATTATCATTACCGTCCTTATGATTACTTTCAATCTAATTGCAGACGGATTGCGTGATGCGCTTGATCCAAAAATGCGCGACTAGGCAGGTGAACGATAATGGAAAAAGTATTAGAAGTTAAAGACCTTGAAATCTCCTTCCATACGTTTGGCGGAGAAGTTCAAGCCATACGTAATGTGAGTTTTGATTTATATAAAGGGGAAACTCTTGCGATTGTAGGAGAATCCGGTTCCGGAAAGTCCGTTACGACGAAATCAATTATGAGACTGCTTCCTGAAAGCAACTCTGAAATTAAAAATGGTAGCATTCTTTTTGAAGGAAAAGATTTAACAAAGCTGAAAGATAAGCAGATGCAAAAAATCCGCGGAAAAGACATCTCGATGATTTTCCAGGATCCGATGACCTCTTTGAATCCTACGATGACAGTCGGCAAGCAGATTATGGAGCCGATCATCCGTCACCAGAATTTGAGCCGCTCGGAAGCAAAACGCCGTGCGATTGATCTTTTGAAGCTTGTGGGAATCCCGATGCCGGAAGCACGATTTAAACAATATCCTCATCAGTTTTCCGGCGGGATGAGACAGCGTGTGGTCATCGCGATTGCCCTTGCCTGCAATCCGAAGGTTCTAATCGCCGACGAACCGACAACGGCATTGGATGTAACCATCCAGGCGCAGATTCTGGATCTGATGAAAGAACTGCAAAAGAAAATTGATACGTCCATCATTTTCATTACGCATGATCTTGGCGTTGTGGCAAACGTTGCAGACCGTGTGGCTGTAATGTACGGCGGTAAAATTGTCGAGTACGGTACAGCAGATGAGATTTTCTACAATCCTAAGCACCCATACACATGGGGCTTGATCAGTTCCATGCCGGATCTCGATGCGAATGATGATGAACTATTCTCGATTCCGGGTACACCGCCTGACTTATTGGCTCCGCCGAAAGGTGACGCCTTTGCAGCAAGGAACCCATTTGCTTTGAAAATTGACAGGGAAGAGCAGCCGCCTTTCTTTAAAATTTCAAACACCCATTACGTAGCCTCCTGGCTCTATCATGAAAATGCACCGAAAGTTGAACCGCCTGAAGCGGTTAAAAAGAGAATGCGTCAGTTCCCTGTACTGAAGGAGGGAAAATAGGATGGCAAAAGAAAAGTTGCTGGAAGTTAAAAACCTGAAGCAATACTTTAACAAAGGAAAATCCAATGAAGTAAGAGCGGTAGACAATGTCTCCTTCGATATTTTTAAAGGTGAAACGCTTGGATTAGTAGGAGAGTCCGGCTGCGGAAAATCCACAACCGGCCGTACTATTATCCGATTGTATGATGCAACAGGCGGAGAGGTCCTTTTTGACGGAGAAAATGTTCACGGCAAAAAGAGCAAAAGCGAACTAAAAAAATTCAACCGCAAAATGCAAATGATTTTCCAGGATCCGTACGCTTCCCTTAATCCGAGATTAAAGGTTTCTGAAATCATTGCAGAAGGCATTGATATTCACGGACTCGCTAAATCTCCGAAAGAGCGGATGGAACGGGTTGTAGAACTGCTTGAAACGGTAGGGCTTAACCGCGAGCATGCAAACCGCTACCCGCATGAGTTCAGCGGCGGGCAGCGCCAGCGGATTGGAATCGCCCGGGCACTTGCAGTGGAGCCAGAATTCATCATCGCCGATGAGCCGATTTCTGCCCTTGATGTATCCATCCAGGCTCAGGTTGTTAACCTTTTGAAAAAACTTCAAAAAGAAAAGGGCTTAACGTTCCTGTTTATTGCCCATGACTTGTCTATGGTTAAATACATCAGTGACCGGATCGGGGTTATGTATTTCGGCAAACTTGTAGAACTTGCCGACGCGGATGAGCTTTATAAAAATCCGATTCATCCTTACACCCAGTCCCTGCTGTCAGCGATCCCTCTTCCGGATCCCGACTATGAGCGCACACGTGTAAGAAAATCCTATGAGCCTGCTAAGCATAAGCTTCAGCCAGGCGAGGAAATGGAGCTTCGTGAAGTCAAACCAGGGCACTTTGTTATGTGCTCCAACGAAGAATTTGCTCTGTATCAGAAGCAATACGCAGCAACGGTATAAGGAATAAACAAAAGGCTGGGACATAAGTATTTCAGATAATGAAAAACCCGAACGATCAGGTGGATGTAAGTAACTCCTTCCCCTAATCGTTCGGGTTTTTATTTGGTTTAAAAAGAGTTTATTCATCCTAAAAATCGTATCCTTTAGTGGAATGGAGCGGAAGCCACTCAACTCCTGCGGGAAGTAGAGGACGCTTAAGACCCCGCAGGCGCAGCCGAGGAGGCTTAAGCCTTCCTCCCCGCGGAAAGGGAGTGGCTGCAGCGCAATGGAACGAACTTGTTTCTTCAGTATAACTCATTCGTAAGAAACAAAGTTTAGGAAAAATCATTTAGACATTGTTCGTCTTTGAGAATAGTTGTTTCAGTTATGTCCCAGCCCCTTTTCATTTTCTGATCGGATGATTGATTTGTCTTTGTATTTCCATCAAACCAGGCCTGCCGACAGAAAGAAAAGTAAAAACAAGGACTTTTCTAGTTCGTAATACTTAAGGAGCGGAATCGGCATAATGTGCAGGATATCCTCTATTAACCTGTGTCAAACTTCCCTATACTTTAAGATAAAGAGATTTAGAGGAGGGGTTAGAGTGAAAACAGAGCAGATCAAAAAAGCTTTCAGCTTGACTGTATTGGTTTGTCTGGCCGGTAATGGGCTTTTTGTATCCGGTGCCCAGGCGGCAAATGATGGTTCGCTTGCATTAAACGAAATAAGTATTCCGGAAAAAAAGCTGCCGGCCGATATGCCGCGGTTTGCCTACCAATCAGGATATAAATTTGA is a window encoding:
- a CDS encoding ATP-binding cassette domain-containing protein — translated: MAKEKLLEVKNLKQYFNKGKSNEVRAVDNVSFDIFKGETLGLVGESGCGKSTTGRTIIRLYDATGGEVLFDGENVHGKKSKSELKKFNRKMQMIFQDPYASLNPRLKVSEIIAEGIDIHGLAKSPKERMERVVELLETVGLNREHANRYPHEFSGGQRQRIGIARALAVEPEFIIADEPISALDVSIQAQVVNLLKKLQKEKGLTFLFIAHDLSMVKYISDRIGVMYFGKLVELADADELYKNPIHPYTQSLLSAIPLPDPDYERTRVRKSYEPAKHKLQPGEEMELREVKPGHFVMCSNEEFALYQKQYAATV
- the opp3C gene encoding oligopeptide ABC transporter permease; the encoded protein is MINTEKKSPDLFVPAPLDASKSERIEKPSLNYWQDSWLRIKKNKGALVSFVVLILLIIMAFIGPMLTPYNYRDQNTKHGNLPPRIQVLENVEWLPFDGTVKQPSSGKILHPYEQRQIKEYYWFGTDTLGRDIFARVWKGTQVSLLIALVASLIDLLVGVAYGAISGYFGGKVDGFMQRLIEIIVGIPNLVVVILMIIVLKPGIIPIIIALSITGWTTMARVVRASVLKMKNQEFVLAARTLGASDGKIIFKHMLPNMFGIMIINTMFSIPNAIFFEAFLSFIGLGLQDPQASLGTLIEDGYKAMTVYPSQMIIPAIIITVLMITFNLIADGLRDALDPKMRD
- a CDS encoding ABC transporter ATP-binding protein → MEKVLEVKDLEISFHTFGGEVQAIRNVSFDLYKGETLAIVGESGSGKSVTTKSIMRLLPESNSEIKNGSILFEGKDLTKLKDKQMQKIRGKDISMIFQDPMTSLNPTMTVGKQIMEPIIRHQNLSRSEAKRRAIDLLKLVGIPMPEARFKQYPHQFSGGMRQRVVIAIALACNPKVLIADEPTTALDVTIQAQILDLMKELQKKIDTSIIFITHDLGVVANVADRVAVMYGGKIVEYGTADEIFYNPKHPYTWGLISSMPDLDANDDELFSIPGTPPDLLAPPKGDAFAARNPFALKIDREEQPPFFKISNTHYVASWLYHENAPKVEPPEAVKKRMRQFPVLKEGK